One part of the Streptomyces lydicus genome encodes these proteins:
- the otr(A) gene encoding tetracycline resistance ribosomal protection protein Otr(A) → MRIRHTLNIGILAHVDAGKTSLTERLLFDTGAIGRLGSVDNGDTCTDTGALERQRGITIRSAVASFTVGDVQVNLLDTPGHSDFIAEVERALGVLDGAVLLLSAVEGVQARTRVLMKTLQRLRLPTLLFVNKIDRAGARGEELVRDIRRLLAPTAVPMTSVTGLGTPQARSVPYDLTEPRVRERIAETVAEVDDSVLALLVDGPPGGREPAGGDAPLTADRLATALAARTADGSLHPLYFGSALAGQGVGALVEGMVRLVPPAPAGPGGAPRGTVFAVHQPPKGERRAYLRLHGGELRPRQQIEWHRPGAPDDARGALTGRITALDVVGRAPGEDGPLTPGNIAVLRGLPGIRTGDRLGPPGDDTGAEALFASPTLETVVRAHDPARSAALRAALLALADQDPLLQVRPAPDGATSVLLHGEVQKEIIAATLRDDYGIEAGFAPSRVLCVERPCGTGAACHEIAGRRHVGEWATVGLRVEPGARGSGPVFTYETELGALPHGFHQAIEESVRETLRRGPRGRAVTDCRVVLTRSGFVGPLSTAGHFRAVTPVVLLQALERAGTRVYEPWHAFEAEIPVSALAAVTARLAALGAELSDTSGGLRSWLVSGVIPARQAGPAEAALPGLTHGEGVWMSYPSGDRPVPAGHEEAPQRSVRT, encoded by the coding sequence ATGCGCATCCGTCACACCCTCAACATCGGGATTCTCGCCCACGTCGACGCGGGTAAGACCAGCCTCACCGAGCGGCTGCTGTTCGACACCGGCGCCATCGGCCGGCTCGGCAGCGTCGACAACGGTGACACCTGCACCGACACCGGCGCGCTGGAGCGGCAGCGCGGCATCACCATCCGCTCTGCCGTCGCCTCCTTCACCGTCGGTGACGTCCAGGTCAATCTCCTCGACACCCCCGGCCACTCCGACTTCATCGCCGAGGTCGAGCGCGCCCTGGGGGTGCTCGACGGCGCCGTGCTGCTGCTCTCCGCGGTGGAGGGCGTCCAGGCCAGGACCCGGGTGCTGATGAAGACCCTGCAGCGGCTGCGGCTGCCCACCCTGCTCTTCGTCAACAAGATCGACCGGGCCGGTGCCCGGGGCGAGGAGCTGGTCCGCGACATCCGCCGGCTGCTGGCGCCCACCGCCGTCCCGATGACGTCGGTGACCGGCCTCGGCACCCCGCAGGCCCGCTCGGTGCCGTACGACCTGACGGAGCCGCGGGTCCGCGAGCGGATCGCCGAAACGGTGGCCGAGGTCGACGATTCCGTACTCGCCCTGTTGGTGGACGGCCCGCCCGGGGGGCGCGAGCCGGCCGGCGGCGACGCGCCGCTGACCGCGGACCGGCTGGCCACGGCGCTGGCCGCCCGGACGGCCGACGGTTCGCTGCACCCGCTCTACTTCGGTTCGGCGCTCGCCGGCCAGGGCGTCGGCGCACTCGTCGAGGGGATGGTGCGGCTGGTCCCGCCGGCCCCGGCCGGCCCGGGCGGCGCGCCGCGCGGCACGGTCTTCGCCGTCCACCAGCCGCCGAAGGGCGAGCGCCGGGCCTATCTCCGGCTGCACGGCGGCGAGTTGCGGCCCCGCCAGCAGATCGAGTGGCACCGCCCCGGCGCCCCGGACGACGCGCGCGGAGCGCTGACCGGCCGGATCACCGCACTCGACGTCGTCGGCCGGGCGCCCGGCGAGGACGGGCCGCTCACCCCGGGCAACATCGCGGTGCTCCGCGGGCTGCCCGGCATCCGTACCGGGGACCGCCTCGGCCCGCCGGGCGACGACACCGGCGCCGAGGCGCTGTTCGCCTCCCCCACGCTGGAGACCGTCGTCCGGGCCCACGACCCGGCGCGGTCCGCCGCGCTGCGCGCCGCGCTGCTGGCCCTCGCCGACCAGGATCCGCTGCTCCAGGTCCGCCCGGCGCCTGACGGCGCGACGTCGGTGCTGCTGCACGGCGAGGTGCAGAAGGAGATCATCGCGGCCACCCTGCGCGACGACTACGGCATCGAGGCCGGATTCGCGCCGAGCCGGGTGCTCTGCGTCGAGCGGCCGTGCGGGACCGGAGCGGCCTGCCACGAGATCGCCGGGCGCCGGCACGTCGGGGAGTGGGCCACGGTCGGGTTGCGGGTCGAACCGGGCGCGCGCGGCTCCGGCCCGGTCTTCACCTACGAGACCGAACTGGGCGCCCTGCCGCACGGCTTCCACCAGGCCATCGAGGAGTCCGTACGGGAGACACTGCGACGGGGCCCGCGCGGCCGGGCGGTGACCGACTGCCGGGTGGTGCTGACGCGTTCCGGCTTCGTCGGGCCGCTCAGCACCGCCGGGCACTTCCGCGCCGTCACGCCCGTGGTGCTGCTGCAGGCCCTGGAACGGGCCGGCACCCGGGTCTACGAGCCCTGGCACGCCTTCGAGGCGGAGATCCCGGTCAGTGCGTTGGCGGCGGTGACCGCCCGGCTGGCGGCGCTGGGCGCGGAGCTGTCCGACACCTCCGGCGGCCTGCGGTCCTGGCTGGTCAGCGGGGTCATTCCGGCCCGTCAGGCGGGTCCGGCCGAGGCGGCGTTGCCGGGTCTGACGCACGGGGAAGGGGTGTGGATGTCGTATCCGTCGGGCGACCGGCCGGTGCCGGCCGGGCACGAGGAGGCGCCTCAGCGCTCCGTCAGGACGTAG
- a CDS encoding DUF1707 and FHA domain-containing protein, translating to MTSLEFPARPARPSDADRERALDLLRDGAAQGRLSQDTFLRRMELVLTAQEHSELDLATADLECRGKVQGLLLRMVGRASAFNLRVRRAWRMERLPKLLLPEPGPLPLLIGRAPGVGLRLNHETVSRAHAELRSAGKGWMLRDLGSTNGTCVNGRRVVGEVPVGPGDHITFGRVDYVLTER from the coding sequence ATGACATCGCTCGAGTTCCCCGCGCGGCCGGCGCGTCCGTCGGATGCCGACCGGGAACGCGCCCTCGACCTGCTGCGCGACGGCGCGGCACAGGGACGGCTCTCCCAGGACACCTTCCTGCGGCGCATGGAACTCGTCCTCACTGCCCAGGAGCACTCCGAACTCGACCTGGCGACGGCCGACTTGGAGTGCCGCGGCAAGGTCCAGGGGCTGCTGCTGCGGATGGTCGGCCGGGCGTCGGCGTTCAACCTCCGGGTGCGCCGGGCCTGGCGCATGGAGCGGCTGCCCAAGCTCCTGCTGCCGGAGCCCGGGCCCCTGCCGCTGCTCATAGGGCGCGCCCCCGGGGTGGGCCTCCGGCTCAACCACGAGACGGTCTCCCGCGCCCATGCCGAGCTCCGCAGCGCCGGCAAGGGCTGGATGCTGCGTGACCTCGGCTCCACCAACGGCACCTGCGTCAACGGCCGCCGGGTCGTCGGCGAGGTCCCCGTCGGCCCCGGGGACCACATCACCTTCGGCCGGGTGGACTACGTCCTGACGGAGCGCTGA
- the treZ gene encoding malto-oligosyltrehalose trehalohydrolase translates to MLFEVWAPRAGRVDLQWAGDRAGRPPVPMERDGDRAGWWRAEAPAADGDRYAFRLDGGPPLPDPRAARLPEGPDGPAAVVDHDRFGWRHPWSGRPLPGAVLYELHVGTYTPEGTFDAAAARLRHLADLGITHVELMPVCPFPGTHGWGYDGVAPWAVHEPYGGPDGLKRFVDAAHGLGLGVILDVVHNHLGPSGNHLPEFGPYFTDTHRTPWGAAVNLDAPGSDEVRGYFLGSALSWLRDYRLDGLRLDAVHALHDDRTPHFLAKLSAAVDGLAARLGRPLFLIGESDLNDPRTTAPRESGGQGLHAQWNDDFHHALHTALTGESQGYYADFARAPLAALAKTLTGGFFHDGTYSSFRGGPHGAPLDLRTTPAYRLLAYAQTHDQIGNRALGDRLAASLPAGLLAGAAALVLCSPFTPMLFMGEEWGATTPWQYFTDHTDPELAEAVRAGRRREFAAHEWAGDAGEWPDPQDPATRDRCVLDWSEPVLEPHGTLLAWHRTLLTLRHELPALTDPDPRHTEVTFDEDARWLLLRRGPVRVAVNFGRAATASVPVGVPGRDLQVLAGWPEARLPHADGVLRLPPESVVVLGP, encoded by the coding sequence GTGCTGTTCGAGGTGTGGGCGCCACGCGCCGGACGGGTCGACCTCCAGTGGGCGGGGGACCGGGCCGGCCGGCCGCCGGTCCCGATGGAACGCGACGGCGACCGGGCCGGCTGGTGGCGCGCCGAGGCGCCGGCCGCGGACGGGGACCGCTATGCCTTCCGGCTCGACGGGGGTCCGCCGCTGCCGGACCCGCGCGCGGCCCGGCTGCCGGAGGGCCCCGACGGGCCCGCGGCGGTGGTCGACCACGACCGGTTCGGCTGGCGGCATCCGTGGTCCGGCCGGCCGCTGCCCGGCGCGGTCCTCTACGAGCTGCACGTCGGCACGTACACCCCGGAGGGCACGTTCGACGCGGCGGCCGCCCGGCTGCGCCACCTCGCCGACCTGGGCATCACCCATGTCGAGCTGATGCCGGTCTGCCCCTTCCCCGGCACGCACGGCTGGGGCTACGACGGGGTGGCGCCCTGGGCGGTGCACGAGCCGTACGGCGGGCCCGACGGGCTCAAGCGGTTCGTGGACGCGGCGCACGGCCTCGGGCTGGGCGTGATCCTCGACGTGGTGCACAACCACCTCGGCCCGTCCGGCAACCATCTCCCGGAATTCGGGCCGTACTTCACCGACACCCACCGCACGCCGTGGGGCGCGGCGGTGAACCTCGACGCCCCCGGTTCGGACGAGGTGCGCGGCTATTTCCTGGGCAGCGCGCTGTCCTGGCTGCGCGACTACCGACTCGACGGGCTGCGGCTGGACGCGGTCCACGCGCTGCACGACGACCGCACCCCGCACTTCCTCGCCAAGCTGTCTGCCGCGGTGGACGGGCTGGCCGCCCGGCTGGGGCGCCCGCTGTTCCTGATCGGCGAGTCCGACCTGAACGATCCGCGCACCACCGCGCCGCGGGAGAGCGGCGGCCAGGGGCTGCACGCCCAGTGGAACGACGACTTCCACCACGCCCTGCACACCGCGCTGACCGGCGAGTCCCAGGGCTATTACGCCGACTTCGCGCGGGCCCCGCTCGCCGCCCTGGCCAAGACGCTGACCGGCGGCTTCTTCCACGACGGTACGTACTCCAGCTTTCGCGGCGGGCCGCACGGCGCGCCGCTCGACCTGCGGACCACGCCCGCGTACCGGCTGCTGGCCTACGCCCAGACGCACGACCAGATCGGCAACCGCGCGCTCGGCGACCGGCTCGCGGCGAGTCTGCCCGCGGGGCTGCTCGCCGGCGCCGCCGCGCTGGTGCTGTGCTCACCGTTCACCCCGATGCTGTTCATGGGCGAGGAGTGGGGGGCGACCACCCCCTGGCAGTACTTCACCGACCACACGGATCCGGAGCTGGCGGAGGCGGTACGCGCCGGCCGGCGGCGCGAGTTCGCCGCGCACGAGTGGGCGGGCGACGCCGGTGAGTGGCCCGACCCGCAGGATCCGGCCACCCGGGACCGCTGCGTCCTGGACTGGAGCGAGCCGGTCCTCGAACCGCACGGCACGCTGCTGGCCTGGCACCGTACGTTGCTGACCCTCCGTCACGAGCTGCCGGCGCTGACCGACCCGGATCCCCGCCACACGGAAGTGACCTTCGACGAGGACGCCCGCTGGCTGCTGCTGCGCCGCGGCCCGGTGCGGGTGGCGGTCAACTTCGGGCGGGCGGCGACGGCCTCCGTTCCCGTCGGCGTCCCGGGACGGGACCTGCAGGTCCTGGCGGGCTGGCCGGAGGCCCGGCTGCCCCACGCGGACGGCGTGCTGCGGCTGCCGCCGGAGTCGGTGGTGGTGCTGGGGCCGTAG
- a CDS encoding IS982 family transposase has protein sequence MTTSLDALLAALYVFIDDHVVPCRRIGRPPKLTDAELLCLAVAQVLLGFPSARHWVRFAHARLGHLFRYLPQQSAYNKRLNAAGPLISQVIEALARQVPTWHDDLRLIDSTPLPCAASRETVKRSDLAGHAGYGYCRSHSRFFWGLRLYLVTTAEGMPVTWCLANPKLGEREVMTALLERDHHLIRAGQVVLADKGFASKGFEAFLTERLGVHLVRPDRKDEPVRHGKITRVRQWIEAVFGTLKGQLSLEQHGARTPIGVFARTGQRLLALAACIWHNWTTNAKIKRSLIAYDH, from the coding sequence GTGACTACCAGCCTGGACGCCCTTCTGGCGGCACTGTACGTGTTCATCGACGACCACGTGGTCCCTTGTCGCCGGATTGGGCGACCTCCGAAACTGACAGACGCCGAACTGCTGTGCCTGGCCGTCGCCCAAGTCCTGCTCGGGTTTCCCTCTGCCCGGCACTGGGTCCGCTTCGCCCACGCCAGACTGGGACACCTCTTTCGCTACCTGCCCCAGCAATCCGCCTACAACAAGCGTCTGAACGCGGCCGGACCGCTGATTTCCCAGGTGATCGAAGCACTGGCCCGCCAGGTCCCTACCTGGCACGACGACCTGCGCCTGATCGACTCCACCCCGCTGCCCTGCGCTGCCTCGCGCGAGACCGTCAAACGCTCCGATCTGGCCGGACATGCCGGCTACGGCTACTGCCGCAGCCACTCCCGCTTCTTCTGGGGATTGCGGCTCTACCTGGTCACCACCGCCGAAGGCATGCCCGTCACCTGGTGCCTGGCCAACCCCAAGCTCGGCGAACGGGAAGTGATGACCGCCCTGCTGGAACGCGACCACCACCTCATCCGAGCTGGGCAGGTGGTCCTGGCCGACAAGGGTTTCGCGAGCAAGGGGTTCGAAGCCTTCCTCACCGAGCGACTCGGCGTTCACCTGGTGCGGCCGGACCGCAAGGACGAGCCGGTCCGGCACGGGAAGATCACCCGTGTCCGTCAGTGGATCGAGGCCGTCTTCGGCACCCTCAAAGGCCAGCTCAGCCTCGAACAGCACGGAGCAAGAACCCCGATCGGAGTCTTCGCCCGCACCGGCCAACGACTCCTCGCCCTGGCAGCCTGCATCTGGCACAACTGGACCACCAACGCCAAGATCAAACGATCCCTGATCGCCTACGACCACTAA
- a CDS encoding type 1 glutamine amidotransferase domain-containing protein has protein sequence MQAAFLVAPEGTEQVELTQPWQAVTKANGTPRLISTAAGKVQAFHHLDKADTFPVDLTVDEATEADFDGLVLPGGVANPDALRLDRRAVALVRSFFDAGKPVAAICHAPWTLIEAEVVRGRTLTSWPSLRTDLRNAGATWVDEQVKICTAGPNTLITSRKPADLHAFCEAFLAEFSH, from the coding sequence ATGCAGGCGGCGTTTCTGGTGGCCCCCGAGGGCACCGAACAGGTCGAGCTGACCCAGCCGTGGCAGGCGGTGACCAAGGCGAACGGCACCCCGAGGCTGATCTCCACCGCCGCGGGAAAGGTCCAGGCGTTCCACCACCTGGACAAGGCGGACACCTTTCCCGTCGATCTGACCGTGGACGAGGCCACCGAGGCGGACTTCGACGGACTGGTGCTGCCCGGCGGGGTGGCCAACCCGGACGCGCTGCGCCTGGACAGGAGGGCCGTCGCCCTCGTCCGGTCGTTCTTCGACGCCGGGAAGCCGGTGGCGGCCATCTGCCACGCGCCCTGGACCCTGATCGAGGCCGAGGTGGTACGCGGCCGCACACTGACCTCCTGGCCCAGCCTGCGGACCGACCTGCGCAACGCGGGCGCCACCTGGGTCGACGAACAGGTGAAGATCTGCACGGCCGGTCCGAACACCCTGATCACCAGCCGCAAACCGGCCGATCTGCACGCCTTCTGCGAGGCATTCCTCGCGGAGTTCTCGCACTAG
- a CDS encoding CocE/NonD family hydrolase yields the protein MTPHPHDVAPKPERAVPPGKPPLASRMMRATWRGLPAARYGAGCERGLEVPAADGSPLLTDHYFPRAKGDFPTLLVRSPYGRGLPWSPMYGVLFAEQGFHVVLQSCRGTGGSGGRFDLWRNEPADGLATVAWLREQPWFSGALGTIGPSYLGYVQWALALDPPPELKAMVIQVGLHDPHALFHQGGTLRLGNALAVGAGMTYQHQGLVPFVRATLRLQCGLRRITTARPLRGAHTSALGDVPWLEEVMSRTDADDPYWHGASLGAAAERQTVPTALVTGWHDALADQTFEQFARLGRAGCDTSLLVGPWTHTSAFQHGWPDVFAESLAWLRAHLCDDPTGLRPTRVRVHMGGEDTWRDLDDWPPTGPATTWFPAADGTLGRQAPADAEPLTSFRYDPADPTPSVGGPVLSPDAGPRDNRTLEAREDVRTFTGAPLTEPVEILGPVSARLRISTDTGYADVFARLCDVDAEGRSTNVCDGLTRLRTTGRTPVEVTVAMSATAHRFAAGHRIRLQVSGGAHPRYARHSGTGEPTVDATGLVPTRLILHGGSTLTLPHGAQAFPSG from the coding sequence ATGACACCGCACCCGCACGACGTCGCGCCGAAGCCCGAGCGGGCCGTCCCGCCCGGAAAGCCACCGCTGGCCTCCCGGATGATGCGGGCGACCTGGCGCGGCCTGCCCGCCGCGCGCTACGGCGCCGGCTGCGAACGGGGCCTGGAGGTCCCGGCCGCGGACGGCAGCCCGCTGCTCACCGACCACTACTTCCCGCGTGCGAAGGGCGACTTCCCCACCCTCCTCGTCCGCTCGCCCTACGGCCGGGGCCTGCCGTGGTCACCCATGTACGGCGTGCTCTTCGCCGAGCAGGGCTTCCACGTGGTCCTCCAGAGCTGCCGCGGCACCGGCGGCTCGGGCGGCCGGTTCGACCTGTGGCGCAACGAACCCGCCGACGGCCTGGCCACCGTGGCCTGGCTGCGCGAACAGCCCTGGTTCAGCGGCGCGCTGGGCACCATCGGCCCCAGCTACCTGGGCTATGTGCAGTGGGCGCTCGCCCTGGACCCGCCACCGGAGCTGAAGGCCATGGTCATCCAGGTCGGTCTGCACGATCCGCACGCCCTCTTCCACCAGGGCGGCACACTCCGCCTCGGCAACGCCCTCGCCGTCGGCGCCGGCATGACCTACCAGCACCAGGGCCTGGTCCCGTTCGTGCGGGCGACGCTGCGCCTCCAGTGCGGTCTGCGCCGGATCACCACCGCACGACCGCTGCGCGGCGCCCACACGTCGGCCCTCGGCGACGTGCCCTGGCTGGAGGAGGTGATGTCCCGCACGGACGCCGACGACCCGTACTGGCACGGTGCGTCCCTGGGCGCGGCGGCGGAACGGCAGACGGTGCCCACCGCCCTGGTGACCGGCTGGCACGACGCGCTGGCCGACCAGACCTTCGAGCAGTTCGCCCGCCTGGGCCGGGCCGGCTGCGACACGTCCCTGCTCGTCGGCCCCTGGACCCACACCTCCGCGTTCCAGCACGGCTGGCCCGACGTGTTCGCCGAGAGCCTCGCCTGGCTGCGCGCGCACCTGTGCGACGACCCCACCGGACTGCGTCCCACCCGCGTGCGGGTCCACATGGGCGGCGAAGACACCTGGCGGGACCTCGACGACTGGCCGCCCACCGGGCCCGCGACGACCTGGTTCCCCGCCGCCGACGGGACCCTCGGCCGGCAGGCCCCCGCGGATGCCGAGCCCCTGACGTCCTTCCGCTACGACCCCGCGGACCCCACTCCTTCCGTGGGCGGGCCCGTGCTCTCCCCGGACGCCGGGCCGCGCGACAACCGCACCCTGGAAGCACGCGAGGACGTCCGGACCTTCACCGGCGCGCCGCTGACCGAACCGGTCGAGATCCTGGGCCCGGTCTCCGCCCGCCTGCGGATCTCCACGGACACCGGGTACGCGGACGTCTTCGCCCGCCTCTGCGACGTCGACGCCGAGGGCCGTTCCACCAACGTCTGCGACGGGCTGACCCGACTGCGGACCACCGGGCGGACCCCCGTCGAGGTCACCGTCGCGATGAGCGCCACCGCACACCGCTTCGCCGCGGGGCACCGGATACGCCTCCAGGTCAGCGGCGGCGCCCATCCGCGCTACGCCCGCCATTCCGGCACCGGGGAGCCGACCGTCGATGCCACCGGCCTCGTGCCGACCCGCCTCATCCTGCACGGCGGCTCGACGCTGACACTGCCCCACGGGGCACAGGCGTTCCCGTCCGGATGA
- a CDS encoding TetR/AcrR family transcriptional regulator, which yields MPGGHGAGATGVDPQQLWLNPSRSGRGRKPSFSRAAITAAAVALADAEGLEAVTMRRVASEVGAGVMSLYSYAPDKETLLELMVDHVSGELPAPAPRTGDWRTDLKAIAHLQRDLMLRHTWLPGALATRRTPGPHTLAFLEHALAALRPTRLDGAAKLEVFSLLTGFVASHVGYEIRQAAAADAPGRAAAEARYLAAVAADGHHPELAEALSAPGRPPAPEALFTRFLDRLVDGLDTA from the coding sequence GTGCCCGGTGGTCACGGGGCCGGCGCCACAGGCGTCGACCCCCAGCAGCTCTGGCTGAACCCCAGTCGGTCCGGCAGGGGCCGCAAGCCCTCCTTCAGCCGTGCGGCGATCACCGCCGCGGCGGTCGCCCTGGCGGACGCGGAGGGATTGGAGGCGGTCACCATGCGGCGGGTCGCCTCCGAGGTCGGGGCCGGCGTCATGTCGCTCTACAGCTACGCCCCCGACAAGGAGACCCTGCTGGAGCTGATGGTCGACCACGTCAGCGGCGAACTGCCGGCTCCGGCCCCCCGTACCGGCGACTGGCGCACCGACCTGAAGGCCATCGCGCACCTCCAGCGGGACCTGATGCTCCGTCACACCTGGCTGCCCGGCGCGCTGGCCACCCGGCGCACGCCCGGCCCGCACACGCTGGCCTTCCTGGAACACGCGCTCGCCGCCCTGCGGCCCACCCGGCTGGACGGCGCCGCGAAGCTGGAGGTGTTCAGCCTGCTCACCGGCTTCGTCGCCTCGCACGTCGGCTACGAGATCCGGCAGGCGGCCGCCGCCGACGCGCCCGGCCGGGCCGCGGCCGAGGCCCGCTACCTCGCCGCCGTCGCGGCCGACGGCCACCACCCGGAGCTGGCCGAGGCGCTCTCCGCGCCCGGCCGCCCCCCGGCCCCCGAGGCCCTGTTCACCCGGTTCCTCGACCGCCTGGTCGACGGCCTCGACACCGCCTGA
- a CDS encoding purine-cytosine permease family protein: MIEVRSIDYVPVRERHGKVWHQGPFWFTGNFVLTTMVTGFLGPALGLSLPASVAAVVLGACFGTFFMAFHANQGPRMGLPQMIQSRAQFGIRGAIVPFAAVVFVYVGFNVFNVVLAAQGLRTVFPGGTTLWYVLIIGVAIVLAVVGHDLLHLVQRWLTYVLIAVFGVLTVGALGRLHPHAAAGAAHAAHGSWTSFLVVFSAAAGYQISYAVYVSDYSRYLPRDVSARKVIWWTYAGAAGSAAWLMSLGALLASALPHPDAITAIRQVGNALLPGFGTFAVVVSSVALIGIMAVNAYGAMLTTTSAVDAFRAVRPTVRPRIAGIVAIGVIIFAVAMLLPEDYLASFNTFVLMMLYFLIPWTAVNLVDFYCVRRGHYAVTAIFDPRGIYGRWAWRGILAYAAGFVAMIPFFATSFYTGPVTEALGGADLSFVPGLLVGGGLYYVLHRNLDLAAEQAAVAASERELEAGADAEREPTAPVR; this comes from the coding sequence ATGATCGAGGTCCGCTCCATCGACTACGTCCCCGTCCGCGAGCGCCACGGGAAGGTGTGGCACCAGGGCCCGTTCTGGTTCACCGGGAACTTCGTGCTGACCACCATGGTCACCGGCTTCCTCGGCCCCGCCCTCGGCCTGAGCCTGCCCGCCTCCGTCGCGGCCGTCGTCCTCGGCGCGTGCTTCGGCACCTTCTTCATGGCCTTCCACGCCAACCAGGGCCCCCGGATGGGCCTGCCGCAGATGATCCAGTCGCGGGCCCAGTTCGGCATCCGCGGCGCGATCGTCCCCTTCGCCGCGGTGGTCTTCGTCTACGTCGGCTTCAACGTCTTCAACGTCGTGCTGGCCGCCCAGGGCCTGCGTACGGTCTTCCCCGGCGGCACCACCCTCTGGTACGTGCTGATCATCGGCGTCGCCATCGTGCTCGCCGTGGTCGGCCACGACCTGCTGCACCTGGTCCAGCGCTGGCTGACGTATGTGCTGATCGCGGTCTTCGGCGTGCTCACCGTCGGCGCGCTGGGCCGGCTCCACCCGCACGCCGCGGCGGGCGCCGCGCACGCCGCGCACGGCTCCTGGACGTCCTTCCTGGTGGTCTTCTCCGCCGCGGCCGGCTACCAGATCAGCTACGCCGTCTACGTGTCGGACTACTCCCGCTACCTGCCCCGCGACGTGTCCGCCCGCAAGGTCATCTGGTGGACGTACGCGGGCGCGGCGGGCTCGGCCGCCTGGCTGATGTCGCTGGGCGCGCTGCTCGCCTCGGCGCTGCCCCACCCGGACGCGATCACCGCCATCCGCCAGGTCGGCAACGCCCTGCTGCCCGGCTTCGGCACCTTCGCCGTGGTGGTCTCCTCCGTCGCGCTGATCGGCATCATGGCCGTCAACGCGTACGGCGCGATGCTCACCACCACCAGCGCGGTGGACGCCTTCCGCGCGGTCCGGCCGACCGTCCGGCCGCGCATCGCCGGCATCGTCGCCATCGGGGTGATCATCTTCGCGGTGGCCATGCTGCTCCCGGAGGACTACCTGGCGAGCTTCAACACCTTCGTGCTGATGATGCTGTACTTCCTCATCCCGTGGACCGCGGTCAACCTCGTCGACTTCTACTGCGTGCGGCGCGGCCACTACGCGGTGACCGCCATCTTCGACCCGCGCGGGATCTACGGCCGGTGGGCCTGGCGCGGCATCCTCGCCTACGCGGCCGGGTTCGTCGCGATGATCCCGTTCTTCGCGACGTCCTTCTACACCGGCCCGGTCACCGAGGCCCTGGGCGGCGCGGACCTGTCCTTCGTGCCGGGGCTGCTGGTCGGCGGCGGCCTGTACTACGTCCTCCACCGCAACCTCGACCTGGCCGCCGAGCAGGCCGCGGTGGCGGCCAGCGAACGGGAGTTGGAGGCCGGCGCGGACGCGGAGCGGGAGCCGACGGCCCCGGTCCGGTGA